A stretch of the Aphis gossypii isolate Hap1 chromosome 2, ASM2018417v2, whole genome shotgun sequence genome encodes the following:
- the LOC114123984 gene encoding probable leucine--tRNA ligase, mitochondrial → MITKEIFCKLNKLRLYRKYTPNCRSLSNDIWNEELTIDLKLQIEKYWKDKLCKGSFDKNNIDKKFYVLSMFPYPSGHLHMGHVRVYVIADSIARFHRMNGQNVFQPMGWDAFGLPAENAAILHGLPADKWTSSNIDHMKKQLQELGCSFDWSNEITTCDPSYYKWTQWFFLKMFQSGLVYSKEAEVNWDPVDETVLANEQVDENGRSWRSGAVVKKKVLKQWFIKTTQFSKALFEGLNDPSLIDWRDIINLQKHWIGECDGYKFDFQLYTDDVCRTILNVWTQHPEHVPLAAFVCVKPDSFVHKYYVLNHKNVYIKNPITGSILPVLVTDRVVYPDGQESRLAVPCVNSIDKELAKEHNISYSVNESLYLSREAICEKAKELNVGGYQVSSKLQDWLISRQRYWGTPVPIIHCTDCGAQAVPEDQLPVKLPMLDVQKDKKFKSLELDEEWIKTTCPKCGKEAKRETNTMDTFVDSSWYYLRYLDPKNSSQPFDKTLINKMMPVDIYVGGKEHAVLHLYYARFFNHFLHSIGLSPSLEPFKKLLVQGMVMGQSYKNKITGTYLKEDEVIKKDKKYFTKDGDYPVITTWEKMSKSKHNGVEPKNTINKYGVDTMRLLILSSVAPTSNRNWNSDTFPGILNWQHRLWLTIREFRAIRNNDDIQRHTIDSSIFQKEENKLHDARNYHVKKTSSNFRKSYQLSVAISKLQGLTTILRKSPKELIKYSAEYERLLAVQIIMLTPMAPHFASALWSGFISAPGRINHKWEQINWENDVINQKWPQVDSDYILNLYCVVNNAVKCVLPMPKREMELLTKEAAIKLTMTQDIIKEYTSSWNIIDIGFQSYEDNDTYVFIKTDRKSVAKTK, encoded by the exons ATGATTAccaaagaaatattttgtaaactaaATAAGCTTAGACTTTATAGGAAATATACTCCAAACTGTAGATCTCTTAGTAACGATATTTGG aaTGAAGAGTTGACAATAGatttaaaactacaaattgaaaaatattggaaaGATAAACTTTGTAAAGgtagttttgataaaaataacatcgataaaaaattttatgtgttGTCAATGTTTCCTTATCCGTCTGGTCACTTGCATATGGGCCATGTCCGAGTGTATGTAATTGCAGATTCAATTGCTAGGTTTCACCGCATGAATGgacaaaat gtatttcaaCCTATGGGATGGGATGCATTTGGGCTTCCTGCTGAGAATGCAGCTATATTACATGGCTTACCTGCTGATAAGTGGactagttcaaatattgatcaCATGAAAAAACAGCTTCAAGAACTTGGATGCAGTTTTGATTGGTCTAATGAAATAACAACTTGTGATCCATCTTATTATAAATGGACTCAATGGttctttctaaaaatgtttcaatctGGACTTGTTTATTCTAAGGAG gcTGAAGTTAATTGGGATCCTGTAGATGAAACAGTTTTAGCTAATGAACAAGTAGATGAAAATGGACGTTCTTGGCGTTCTGGTGCTGTTGTAAAGAAAAAAGTACTGAAACAatggtttataaaaacaacacaATTTTCCAa AGCTCTATTTGAAGGACTAAATGATCCATCTTTAATAGATTGGAGGGATATTATCAACCTACAAAAACATTGGATTGGAGAATGTGATggatataaatttgattttcaactttaTACTGATGATGTATGTAGAACAATTCTTAATGTCTGGACACAACATCCAGAACATGTACCATTAGCTGCATTTGTTTGTGTTAAACCTGATTCTtttgtacacaaatattatgttttgaatcataaaaatgtatacatcaaAAATCCGATTACTGGTAGCATATTACCTGTTTTAGTTACTGATCGTGTTGTATACCCAGATGGGCAAGAATCACGCTTAGCTGTGCCATGTGTAAATTCTATTGATAAAGAATTAGCTAAAGagcataatatttcttattctgTAAATGAAAGCTTATATTTATCTAGAGAAGCAATTTGTGAAAAAGCAAAAGAATTAAATGTTGGTGGTTATCAAGTAAGCTCCAAATTACAAGATTGGCTAATATCTAGACAAAGATATTGGGGTACTCCTGTACCAATTATTCATTGTACTGATTGTGGAGCTCAAGCTGTACCAGAAGATCAATTGCCAGTAAAATTACCAATGCTTGATGtacaaaaagataaaaaatttaaatcgttaGAATTAGATGAAGAGTGGATCAAGACCACTTGTCCAAA ATGTGGTAAAGAGGCAAAGAGAGAAACGAATACTATGGATACATTTGTGGATTCCAGTTGGTATTATCTGAGATATTTAGATCCTAAAAACAGTTCTCAACCGTTTGATAAAACTTTGATCAACAAAATGATGCCTGTTGATATATATGTTGGTGGAAAAGAACATG ctgTTTTGCATCTATATTATGCAAGGTTCTTTAACCACTTTTTACATTCCATTGGTTTATCTCCTAGTTTAGaaccatttaaaaaactattggtTCAAGGCATGGTGATGGgtcaaagttataaaaataaaattactggtacatatttaaaagaagATGAAGTAatcaaaaaagataaaaaatattttactaaagatGGCGACTACCCGGTTATTACAACATGGGAGAAAATGAGTAAATCTAAACACAATGGTGTTGAAccgaaaaatactataaataagtatGGAGTAGATACCATGCGATTATTGATATTGTCTAGTGTTGCTCCAACATCTAATAGAAATTGGAATTCTGATA CATTTCCTGGAATTTTAAATTGGCAACATAGATTATGGTTAACTATAAGAGAATTTCGAGCTATCagaaataatgatgatattcAAAGACATACAATTGATTCATCTATATTccaaaaagaagaaaataaattacacgaTGCACGTAATTATCATGTCAAAAAAACTTCAAGTAACTTCAGAAAATCATATCAATTGAGTGTAGCCATTTCAAAGCTACAAGGATTGACAACTATTTTAAGA AAGTCTCCTAAAGAATTGATTAAGTATAGTGCAGAATATGAAAGATTACTAgctgttcaaataataatgttaactcCGATGGCTCCACACTTTGCATCTGCTTTATGGAGTGGATTTATATCTGCACCTGGTCgcataaatcataaatggGAACAAATCAACTGGGAAAATGatgtaattaatcaaaaatggcCACAAGTGGAtagtgattatattttaaatttatattgtgtg gttAACAATGCTGTTAAATGTGTATTGCCAATGCCCAAAAGAGAAATGGAATTACTTACTAAAGAAGCAGCTATCAAATTAACTATGACTCAAGACATTATAAAAGAGTATACATCATCTtggaatattattgatattggaTTCCAATCGTACGAGGACAATGATACATATGTTTTCATTAAGACTGACCGGAAATCTGTTGCTAAGACTAAATAA
- the LOC114123991 gene encoding leucine-rich repeat-containing protein 70-like isoform X1, which translates to MVFLLTKIQKTFITEIKTKNHVSVVTGSSNMNLILGICLMGIVSLTAAQTRVKCFDNNKGKDQMGIILDCSNMAGKSHPYTIEDWIRYHAFFDDGILANRVLHINLENNNFQEIFTFPYMTSLKKLSFKYNNISSMENKALTNLPALEELDLSYNSLSSHELRQSVFRRYTRPSLPATNDPALKVLKLGFNNIHSLPPNFFQHLTNLENLEVNNNPLMVIDQNTEISLGYLTNLQVLDLSNTGISNFPTNVFSPLLNVQTLYLNGNQFEKIPKEIRNMPLAYLNMNANPISNLDSESFVGLDQLQELIISGMPNLTDVGYGTFAPLKKLTTLFMSHNPSLSNIHYDAFVDNSSQHSSLRQLSIKYTNISSIDSRLYPWSMLDLFDAKGNPWTCDCRLSWLASYINETFAEIPETLLYYRCSEPKNLYATLLSQLNEHIDCDDYIHISNNHSHGHVTRLRHFIIVIGLVIGIFVFGTLINMGCREIKKVLKPRIYVPTGFSTGVKYKPADFEENIDTIEVPAKNAMIHGRSPIVINNRD; encoded by the exons atggtatttttattgacaaaaatacaaaagacATTTATCACAG aaataaaaacgaaaaatcacGTATCCGTTGTCACTGGATCatcaaatatgaatttaatactcGGCATATGTCTGATGGGCATAGTTTCGTTGACAGCAGCACAAACCAGAGTCAAATGTTTTGACAACAATAAGGGCAAAGATCAAATGGGAATAATATTGGACTGTTCCAATATGGCTGGCAAGAGTCATCCATACACTATTGAAGACTGGATCCGATACCATGCGTTCTTCGATGATGGAATTCTTGCTAATCGTGTATTGCATATTAATttggaaaacaataattttcaagaaatatttacattcCCGTATATGACATCGTTGAAAAAATTGTCGTTTAAGTACAACAACATATCGTCCATGGAAAATAAGGCGTTGACGAACTTACCAGCACTCGAAGAACTGGATCTAAGTTACAATTCGTTGAGca GTCATGAATTACGTCAATCAGTTTTCCGTCGTTATACACGTCCAAGTTTACCAGCTACAAATGATCCAGCGCTAAAAGTCCTTAAATTAGgatttaacaatatacattcGTTGCCGCCAAATTTTTTCCAGCATTTAACGAATTTAGAAAATCTTGAAGTGAATAATAATCCTTTAATGGTGATTGATCAAAACACAGAAATCTCCTTAGGATATTTAACCAATCTccag gtattGGATTTAAGTAACACGGGAATATCAAATTTCCCAACAAATGTGTTTTCTCCATTGCTCAATGTccaaacattatatttgaacGGTAATCAGTTTGAGAAAATACCAAAAGAAATTCGTAATATGCCCCTAGCATATCTCAATATGAACGCAAACCCTATAAGTAACTTGGACAGTGAGTCGTTTGTCGGTCTGGACCAACTTCAAGAACTCATTATTAGTGGTATGCCTAATTTAACCGATGTCGGATACGGCACATTCGCTCCACTTAAGAAGCTCACAACACTATTCATGTCGCACAATCCCAGTTTGTCAAACATCCATTACGACGCTTTCGTGGATAATAGCAGTCAACACTCGTCGTTAAGACaa ttatcaataaaatacacgAACATTAGCAGTATAGATTCAAGGCTCTACCCTTGGTCAATGTTAGACTTATTCGACGCCAAAGGTAATCCATGGACGTGTGACTGTAGATTGTCATGGCTTGCAAGTTATATCAATGAAACATTTGCAGAAATACCAGAGACACTTCTATATTATCG gtGTAGCGAGCCGAAAAACCTATATGCCACACTATTATCTCAATTGAATGAACATATCGATTGCGATGATTACATCcatatttctaataatcaCAGTCACGGTCATGTCACTCGACTCcgtcattttattattgtcatcgGATTGGTGATTGGCATTTTCGTGTTTGGAACATTAATAAACATGGGCTGTAGGGAAATAAAGAAAGTGCTTAAGCCCAGGATATATGTTCCAACTGGATTTAGCACAGGTGTAAAATACAAACCCGCAGATTTCGAAGAAAATATAGACACAATAGAAGTGCCTGCCAAAAACGCAATGATCCATGGACGATCGCCAATAGTTATAAACAATAGAgactga
- the LOC114123985 gene encoding mRNA export factor GLE1-like: MMKTKHKKAIYKIDSCHEKIINQTTDVCNKPSYHTVCYKPIVDRNLLTHSDYLKMLSTPKGFKWTDMPSNYKKEYSSHRFRKRENEKYNVYGQQKMSHEKRYGVLNKTMNNQRKMNDNLNLSNKNDKSKNDRFKNDKSKNDRFKNDKSKNIQNKQKKFSQNINKYGMGDDLKNKHDSLIHKDQDTSSERLGKIKDQQEADSFMKKKKKLWLQAEKKRKKREEEENKFKLSIQAKQKKKEELKKIMEEKIKMKLKRNQILEEQRKQKIENEKEEIAKAKLIAKKKKLEENEKEAEKLRRLEAIKQEAKRIEEEEEAWRKQINNEFAQKMGYPMNLNIVKKKNEYSLCNNGKKKLTRYTDKLLKEIKQNNEVFDSGNLMKQIIERELNKIEKKKVKHKSRVQVCESCDKKKNMIMIKTKEKKDLSKEILFKKYYARNNIIDSKNKRINRLSEVKSNEHCILKKPKNMLKCKIPDIRVHCYSNTSFNTLVCNWKNEVADMIANMQNRRYN, encoded by the exons ATGATGAagacaaaacataaaaaagctatatacaaaattgattcttgtcatgaaaaaattataaaccaaaCAACTGATGTATGCAACAAACCTAGTTACCATACAGTGTGCTATAAACCTATTGTAGATAGAAATCTTCTAACGCACAGTGATTACCTAAAGATGCTCTCTACACCAAAGGGATTCAAATGGACTGATATGCCATCAAACTATAAGAAAGAGTATAGTTCACACAGATTTCGTAAGCgcgaaaatgaaaaatataatgtttatggtCAACAAAAAATG aGTCATGAAAAAAGATATGGTGTACTAAATAAAACCATGAATAATCAAAGAAAAATGAATgacaatttgaatttaagtaataaaaatgataaatctaaaaatgatagatttaaaaacgataaatctaaaaatgatagatttaaaaatgataaatctaaaaatatacaaaataaacaaaaaaagttttcccaaa atatcaataaatatggaATGGgagatgatttaaaaaataaacatgacTCATTAATTCATAAAGATCAAGATACTTCTAGTGAAAgacttggaaaaataaaagatcAACAAGAAGCAGAttcttttatgaaaaaaaaaaaaaaattatggttaCAAGcagaaaaaaaacgtaaaaaaagaGAGGAAGaagaaaataagtttaaattatctattcaagccaaacaaaaaaaaaaggaagaattaaagaaaattatggaagaaaaaataaaaatgaaattaaaacgcAACCAAATATTGGAAGaacaaagaaaacaaaaaattgaaaatgaaaaagaagAGATAGCTAAAGCTAAGttaatagcaaaaaaaaaaaaattagaagaaaatgaaaaagaagCTGAAAAGCTACGCAGACTTGAAGCAATTAAACAAGAAGCAAAAAGGATTGAAGAAGAAGAGGAAGCTTggagaaaacaaataaataatgaattcgCCCAAAAAATGGGTTatccaatgaatttaaatattgtcaaaaaaaaaaacgaatattccTTGTgtaataatggtaaaaaaaaattaactcgaTATACTGACAAACtacttaaagaaataaaacaaaataatgaagttTTTGATTCAGgaaatttaatgaaacaaatcATCGAAAgagaattaaacaaaattgaaaaaaaaaaa gtaaaaCATAAAAGCCGGGTGCAAGTATGTGAGtcatgtgataaaaaaaaaaatatgataatgataaaaactaaagaaaaaaaagatctatcaaaagaaatattgtttaaaaaatattatgcacgcAATAACATAAttgattctaaaaataaaagaataaatcgGTTATCAGAGGTAAAATCAAATGAACATTGTATACTAAAGAaacctaaaaatatgttaaaatgcaaaataccCGATATACGAGTACATTGCTATAGTAATACTTCATTTAACACACTTGTGTGCAATTGGAAGAATGAAGTGGCTGATATGATAGCAAATATGCAAAATCGTcgatataattga
- the LOC114123991 gene encoding leucine-rich repeat-containing protein 70-like isoform X2 has product MEIKTKNHVSVVTGSSNMNLILGICLMGIVSLTAAQTRVKCFDNNKGKDQMGIILDCSNMAGKSHPYTIEDWIRYHAFFDDGILANRVLHINLENNNFQEIFTFPYMTSLKKLSFKYNNISSMENKALTNLPALEELDLSYNSLSSHELRQSVFRRYTRPSLPATNDPALKVLKLGFNNIHSLPPNFFQHLTNLENLEVNNNPLMVIDQNTEISLGYLTNLQVLDLSNTGISNFPTNVFSPLLNVQTLYLNGNQFEKIPKEIRNMPLAYLNMNANPISNLDSESFVGLDQLQELIISGMPNLTDVGYGTFAPLKKLTTLFMSHNPSLSNIHYDAFVDNSSQHSSLRQLSIKYTNISSIDSRLYPWSMLDLFDAKGNPWTCDCRLSWLASYINETFAEIPETLLYYRCSEPKNLYATLLSQLNEHIDCDDYIHISNNHSHGHVTRLRHFIIVIGLVIGIFVFGTLINMGCREIKKVLKPRIYVPTGFSTGVKYKPADFEENIDTIEVPAKNAMIHGRSPIVINNRD; this is encoded by the exons atgg aaataaaaacgaaaaatcacGTATCCGTTGTCACTGGATCatcaaatatgaatttaatactcGGCATATGTCTGATGGGCATAGTTTCGTTGACAGCAGCACAAACCAGAGTCAAATGTTTTGACAACAATAAGGGCAAAGATCAAATGGGAATAATATTGGACTGTTCCAATATGGCTGGCAAGAGTCATCCATACACTATTGAAGACTGGATCCGATACCATGCGTTCTTCGATGATGGAATTCTTGCTAATCGTGTATTGCATATTAATttggaaaacaataattttcaagaaatatttacattcCCGTATATGACATCGTTGAAAAAATTGTCGTTTAAGTACAACAACATATCGTCCATGGAAAATAAGGCGTTGACGAACTTACCAGCACTCGAAGAACTGGATCTAAGTTACAATTCGTTGAGca GTCATGAATTACGTCAATCAGTTTTCCGTCGTTATACACGTCCAAGTTTACCAGCTACAAATGATCCAGCGCTAAAAGTCCTTAAATTAGgatttaacaatatacattcGTTGCCGCCAAATTTTTTCCAGCATTTAACGAATTTAGAAAATCTTGAAGTGAATAATAATCCTTTAATGGTGATTGATCAAAACACAGAAATCTCCTTAGGATATTTAACCAATCTccag gtattGGATTTAAGTAACACGGGAATATCAAATTTCCCAACAAATGTGTTTTCTCCATTGCTCAATGTccaaacattatatttgaacGGTAATCAGTTTGAGAAAATACCAAAAGAAATTCGTAATATGCCCCTAGCATATCTCAATATGAACGCAAACCCTATAAGTAACTTGGACAGTGAGTCGTTTGTCGGTCTGGACCAACTTCAAGAACTCATTATTAGTGGTATGCCTAATTTAACCGATGTCGGATACGGCACATTCGCTCCACTTAAGAAGCTCACAACACTATTCATGTCGCACAATCCCAGTTTGTCAAACATCCATTACGACGCTTTCGTGGATAATAGCAGTCAACACTCGTCGTTAAGACaa ttatcaataaaatacacgAACATTAGCAGTATAGATTCAAGGCTCTACCCTTGGTCAATGTTAGACTTATTCGACGCCAAAGGTAATCCATGGACGTGTGACTGTAGATTGTCATGGCTTGCAAGTTATATCAATGAAACATTTGCAGAAATACCAGAGACACTTCTATATTATCG gtGTAGCGAGCCGAAAAACCTATATGCCACACTATTATCTCAATTGAATGAACATATCGATTGCGATGATTACATCcatatttctaataatcaCAGTCACGGTCATGTCACTCGACTCcgtcattttattattgtcatcgGATTGGTGATTGGCATTTTCGTGTTTGGAACATTAATAAACATGGGCTGTAGGGAAATAAAGAAAGTGCTTAAGCCCAGGATATATGTTCCAACTGGATTTAGCACAGGTGTAAAATACAAACCCGCAGATTTCGAAGAAAATATAGACACAATAGAAGTGCCTGCCAAAAACGCAATGATCCATGGACGATCGCCAATAGTTATAAACAATAGAgactga
- the LOC114123987 gene encoding gamma-glutamylcyclotransferase-like isoform X1, translating into MQITCLLSYTLYFSIVAANSMNKFTYFAYGSNLLAERIHIQNPTAIRIGMGKLNAHRLDFNEFSNFWEGCPSTVVPDPKEHVWGALWQLNSSDLSNLDRQEGVDINMYLPFEVNIETPNGDNVLSRCYKLVNQPLVKQIPLPPNRRPSKAYLETILLGANETGLPSDYLQFLNEILDNGHDGPKMPWSKREPLKTTEL; encoded by the exons atgcaaattacttgtttattatcttatactttatatttttccatcGTCGCAGCTAATAGTATGAATAAATTCACGTACTTTGCATATGGAAGCAATTTGCTTGCAGAACGGATTCATATTCAAAATCCAACCGCCATAAGGATCGGAATGGGAAAACTGAAT GCGCACCGTTTagattttaacgaattttcaaatttttgggAAGGATGTCCATCTACAGTGGTTCCAGACCCTAAGGAACATGTCTGGGGTGCGTTGTGGCAACTGAATAGTAGTGATTTAAGCAATCTAGATCGACAAGAAGGtgttgatattaatatgtatttaccaTTTGAAGTAAACATTGAAACTCCAAATGGCGATAATGTATTAAGTCGCTGTTATAAGCTAGTCAATCAGCCCCTCGTAAAACAAATACCATTACCACCTAACAGAAGACCATCTAAAGCATATCTTGAAACTATACTACTAGGAGCAAATGAAACTGGTTTACCATcagattatttacaatttcttAATGAAATACTGGATAATGGCCATGATGGTCCAAAAATGCCATGGTCAAAGCGTGAACCGTTAAAAACAACTGAATTATAA
- the LOC114123987 gene encoding gamma-glutamylcyclotransferase-like isoform X2: MNKFTYFAYGSNLLAERIHIQNPTAIRIGMGKLNAHRLDFNEFSNFWEGCPSTVVPDPKEHVWGALWQLNSSDLSNLDRQEGVDINMYLPFEVNIETPNGDNVLSRCYKLVNQPLVKQIPLPPNRRPSKAYLETILLGANETGLPSDYLQFLNEILDNGHDGPKMPWSKREPLKTTEL, from the exons ATGAATAAATTCACGTACTTTGCATATGGAAGCAATTTGCTTGCAGAACGGATTCATATTCAAAATCCAACCGCCATAAGGATCGGAATGGGAAAACTGAAT GCGCACCGTTTagattttaacgaattttcaaatttttgggAAGGATGTCCATCTACAGTGGTTCCAGACCCTAAGGAACATGTCTGGGGTGCGTTGTGGCAACTGAATAGTAGTGATTTAAGCAATCTAGATCGACAAGAAGGtgttgatattaatatgtatttaccaTTTGAAGTAAACATTGAAACTCCAAATGGCGATAATGTATTAAGTCGCTGTTATAAGCTAGTCAATCAGCCCCTCGTAAAACAAATACCATTACCACCTAACAGAAGACCATCTAAAGCATATCTTGAAACTATACTACTAGGAGCAAATGAAACTGGTTTACCATcagattatttacaatttcttAATGAAATACTGGATAATGGCCATGATGGTCCAAAAATGCCATGGTCAAAGCGTGAACCGTTAAAAACAACTGAATTATAA